The following are encoded together in the Ovis aries strain OAR_USU_Benz2616 breed Rambouillet chromosome X, ARS-UI_Ramb_v3.0, whole genome shotgun sequence genome:
- the LOC101109519 gene encoding serine/threonine-protein phosphatase 2A 65 kDa regulatory subunit A alpha isoform-like yields MAEADGDNSLDPMSILIDELQNEDIQHRVSSINKLSTIALALGVEKTRSELLPLIIDILYDEDEVLLALAEQLGTFTPLVGGPEYVHCLLPPLELLAVVEEAIVREKAVESLRAISHEHSPSHLEDHFVPLVKRLAGGDLVNSRISACSLFSVCYPSVSIAIKAELLQCFRDLCSDDNLLVRCAAASNLGDFAKVLEIDDIKSEIIPIFSNLASDEQDSVRLLMVEVCVNIAQLLPQEALEALVMITLCQAAEDTSWRVRYMVASKFTDLQTVVGPEITKTGLVPAFQNLMKDCEAEVRAAASHNLKEFCENLSTDYRENVILTEILPCSKELVSDINQHVRSALASVIMGLCPILGKDNTIEHLMPLFLALLRDECPDVRLNIIYNLDCMKEVIGIQQLSKFLLPTIMELAEDAKWRVRLAIVEYMPLLAGQFGLEFFDAQLHSLCMSWLVDHVYAIREAATNNLKKLVELFGKEWALATTIPRVLTLSEEPNYLHRMTTLFCINVLSEVCGQEITTKHMLPTVLYMAEDPIANVRFNVAKSLQKIGSILDNSTLQTEVKPILEKLTQDRDVDVKYFSQEALTVLSLA; encoded by the coding sequence ATGGCGGAGGCTGACGGCGATAACTCGCTCGACCCCATGTCGATCCTCATAGACGAGCTCCAGAATGAGGATATTCAGCATCGCGTCAGCAGCATCAATAAGCTGTCCACCATCGCGTTGGCCCTTGGAGTCGAAAAGACCCGCAGTGAGCTTCTGCCCCTCATTATAGACATCCTGTACGATGAGGACGAGGTCCTGTTGGCCCTGGCGGAGCAGCTGGGCACCTTCACCCCTCTGGTCGGAGGTCCCGAGTATGTTCACTGCCTGCTGCCACCCCTAGAGTTGCTGGCCGTGGTGGAGGAGGCCATAGTGCGGGAGAAGGCAGTGGAGTCCCTGAGGGCCATCTCGCATGAGCACTCACCCTCCCATCTCGAGGACCACTTTGTGCCACTCGTGAAGCGGCTGGCGGGCGGCGACTTAGTCAACTCTCGCATCTCAGCCTGTAGCCTTTTCTCCGTCTGCTACCCTAGCGTGTCCATCGCCATCAAGGCGGAACTTCTACAGTGCTTCCGGGATCTGTGCTCAGATGACAACCTCTTGGTGCGATGTGCAGCAGCCTCCAACCTGGGGGATTTCGCCAAGGTGCTTGAGATAGACGACATCAAGAGCGAGATCATCCCCATATTCTCCAACCTGGCCTCTGACGAGCAGGATTCGGTGCGGCTGCTAATGGTGGAAGTGTGCGTGAACATCGCCCAGCTCCTGCCCCAGGAGGCCCTGGAAGCCCTGGTGATGATCACCCTGTGCCAGGCTGCCGAGGACACATCCTGGCGTGTCCGTTACATGGTGGCCAGCAAGTTCACAGATCTCCAGACAGTAGTGGGGCCTGAGATCACCAAGACGGGCCTGGTCCCTGCCTTCCAGAACCTGATGAAAGACTGTGAGGCCGAGGTGAGGGCCGCTGCCTCCCACAACCTCAAAGAATTTTGTGAAAATCTCTCCACTGACTATCGGGAGAATGTGATCCTGACCGAGATCTTGCCCTGCAGCAAGGAGCTGGTCTCAGACATCAACCAGCATGTCAGGTCAGCCCTGGCCTCCGTCATCATGGGCCTCTGCCCCATCCTGGGCAAAGATAACACCATCGAGCACCTCATGCCCCTTTTCCTGGCTCTGCTGAGGGATGAGTGCCCGGATGTGCGGCTGAACATCATCTACAACCTCGATTGCATGAAAGAGGTGATCGGCATCCAGCAGCTGTCCAAGTTCCTGCTCCCCACCATCATGGAGCTTGCGGAGGATGCCAAGTGGCGGGTGCGTCTGGCCATCGTTGAGTACATGCCTCTGCTGGCTGGACAGTTTGGGCTGGAGTTCTTTGATGCGCAGCTCCACTCCTTGTGCATGTCCTGGCTTGTGGATCATGTCTATGCCATCCGCGAGGCGGCCACCAACAACCTGAAGAAGCTGGTGGAGCTGTTTGGGAAGGAGTGGGCCCTTGCCACTACCATCCCCAGGGTCCTGACCCTGTCTGAGGAACCCAACTACCTGCACCGCATGACTACGCTCTTCTGCATCAATGTGCTGTCTGAGGTCTGTGGGCAGGAGATCACCACCAAGCACATGCTGCCCACAGTGCTGTATATGGCTGAGGACCCCATCGCCAATGTTCGCTTCAACGTGGCCAAGTCCCTACAGAAGATTGGGTCCATCCTGGACAACAGCACACTGCAGACAGAGGTCAAGCCCATCCTGGAGAAGCTGACCCAGGACCGGGACGTGGACGTCAAGTACTTTTCCCAGGAGGCTCTGACTGTCCTGTCTCTCGCCTGA